In the Rubrivivax gelatinosus IL144 genome, CCCCTGGCCTTACGTCGAAGGGCTGCGGATGGACGAGGCGATGCACCCGCTCGCGCTGCTTGCCTTCGGCCTCTACGGCGAGGTTCTGCCGCCGCAGAACGGCGCGCCGCTGCGCCTGGTGGTGCCCTGGAAGTACGGCTTCAAGTCGGCCAAGAGCCTGGTCGCGATCCGCTTCGTCGAGCAGCAGCCGCGCAGCGCCTGGCAGCGCACCGCGCCTCAGGAGTACGGCTTCTACGCCAACGTCAACCCGACGGTCGACCACCCGCGCTGGAGCCAGGCCACCGAGCGCCGCATCGGCGACGGCCTGTTCGCCAAGCGCCGGCCGACGCAGATGTTCAACGGCTACGAGCCGCAGGTCGGCCAGCTCTACGCCGGGCTGGACCTGAAAACGAACTACTGAGCCCGTGGCCTCGGTCAACAAGCTGCTGGCCACGCCGGCGGCCAAGCCGATCGTCTTCGTGCTCGCGCTGCTGCCGGCGGCTTGGCTGGTCTGGGGCGCCGTCGCCAACACGCTGGGCGCCAACCCGGCCGAGGCGCTGATCCGCGCCACCGGCGACTGGACGCTGCGTTTCCTGTGCCTGACGCTGGCCGTGACGCCGCTGCGCCAGATGACCGGCTGGCACGCGCTGGCGCGGCTGCGGCGCATGCTGGGCCTGTTCACCTTCTTCTACGGCGTCGTGCACTTCCTGTGCTTCGCCTGGCTGGACATGGGCTTCGACGTCGACGCCATCGTGCACGACATCGCCAAGCGCCCGTTCATCCTCGTCGGCACCGCAGCGCTGCTGACGATGCTGCCGCTGGCCGCGACCTCGTTCAACGCGGCGATCAAGGCCCTGGGCGCGCGGCGCTGGCAGGCGTTGCACCGCGCCGTCTACGCGACGGCCGGCCTCGCGCTGCTGCACTTCTTCTGGATGCGCTCGGGCAAACACGATTACGCCGAGGTCGCGGTCTATGCCGCGATCCTCGGCGTCCTGCTCGGCTGGCGCCTCTGGCGCCGGCTGCGGCCGGCGCCGCGCCCGGCGCTGCCCTAGCGCGCCAGCACCGGCGCCAGCGCGCGCCCGGTGTGCGTGCCGGCGGCCACCACCTGCTCCGGCGTGCCGGCGGCCACCACGCGGCCGCCTTCGCCGCCGCCCTCGGGGCCCAGGTCGAGGATCCAGTCGGCCTCGGCGATGACGTCCAGGTCGTGTTCGATGACGACGACGCTGTGGCCGGCGTCGACCAGCCGGTGCAGCACGCGCGCCAGGCGTTCGACGTCGGCCATGTGCAGGCCGACCGTCGGTTCGTCGAGCACGTACAGCGTGTGCGGCAATCGGTTGCCGCGCCGCGTGACGTCGTCGCGCACCTTGGACAGCTCGGTGACGAGCTTGATGCGCTGCGCCTCGCCGCCCGACAGCGTCGGGCTCGGCTGGCCCAGCGTCAGATAGCCCAGGCCGACGTCCTTCAGCAACTGCAGCGGGTGGGCGATCGCCGGCATGCTGGCGAAGAAGCCGACGGCCTCGTCGACCTCCATGCGCAGCACGTCGCCGATGCTCTTGCCGCGCCAGGTGACGGCCAGCGTCTCCGGGTTGAAGCGGGCACCGTGGCAGGTGTCGCAGGGCACCTTCACGTCGGGCAGGAAGCTCATCTCGATCGTGCGCATGCCCTGGCCTTCGCAGGCCGGGCAGCGGCCGTCGCCGGTGTTGAAGCTGAAGCGGTTGGCGGCGTAGCCGCGCGCCTTGGCTTCCAGCGTCTCGGCGAAGAGCTTGCGGATCGCGTCCCAGAAGCCGATGTAGGTCGCCGGGCAGGAGCGCGGCGTCTTGCCGATCGGCGTCTGGTCGACCTCGAGCACGCGGTCGATGGGCTCGAAGCCCGTCAGCCCGCTGCAGCCGACGAGGCCGTGGAAGCCGTTGGCGACGATCGCGTCGCGCCCGGCCCGGGTCGACTTCTGCGTCACCGCGGCCTGCACGCTGGCCAGCAGCACGTCGCGCGCCAGCGTGCTCTTGCCCGAGCCGCTGACGCCGGTGACGGCGACCAGGCGCTTCAGCGGCACCGTGACGTCGACCGACTTCAGGTTGTGCAGCGACGCGCCGGTGAGGCGCAGCGCCGGTGCGTCGGCCTCGACCGGGCGGCGCGCCTGCAGCGGGTGCTTCGGCGGCGCGGCGAGGAAACGCCCGGTCAGCGACTCGGGCGCCGCCGACAGGTCGGCCACCGAACCCTGGGCGACGAGGCGGCCGCCGCGCACGCCGGCGCTCGGGCCGATGTCGATGATGTGCTCGGCGCGCCGGATCGTGTCCTCGTCGTGCTCGACGACGACCAGCGTGTTGCCCTGGTCGCCGAGCTTGTGCAGCGCGTCGAGCAGGATGCGGTTGTCGCGCGGGTGCAGGCCGATCGTCGGCTCGTCGAGCACGTAGCAGACGCCCTGCAGGTTGCTGCCCAGCTGCGCCGCCAGGCGGATGCGCTGCGCCTCGCCGCCCGACAGCGTCGGCGCGGCACGGTCCAGCGTCAGATAGCCCAGGCCGACGTCCTCGAGGAACTGCAGCCGGCTGCGGATCTCGGCGACGATGTCGCGCGCGATCTCGGCGTCGCGGCCGGTCAGTTCCAGCTGCTCGACCCAGGCGCGCGTCTCGCGCACCGACAGCCGGGCGATGGCGCCGATCGACTCGTCGTCGAAAGTCACCGCCAGCGCCGCCGGGTTCAGGCGTGCGCCGTGGCATTCCGGACACGGCTGGTCGGCCAGGCCCTCGAGCTCGGGCTCCTCGGACGGGAAGCTCTGTTCGCGGCCCTTGTTGTCCTCGTCGCGCACCGAGTCGTCGAAGGCCTTGCGCTGCTCGCGCGTCAGCGCCAGGCCGGTGCCGACGCAGTGCGTGCACCAGCCGTGTTTGCTGTTGTAGCTGAACATGCGCGGGTCCAGCTCGGGGTAGCTGGTGCCGCAGACCGGGCAGGCGCGTTTGGTCGAGAAGACCTTCAGTTCGCCGAGGCCGCGGCCGTTGCCGCCGCCGTCCATCGCCTCGGCCAGGCCGTCCAGCGGATGCAGCAGGTGCAGCACGCCCTTGCCCAGCTCCAGCGCCTTGGACAGCAACGAGCGCAGCTCGGCTTCGCCGGCCGGGTCGACGACCAGGGAGCCGACCGGCAGCTCGATGGTGTGCTCCTTGAAGCGGTCCAGCCGCGGGAACGGCGACACCGGCACGAACTCGCCGTCGACACGCAGATGCGTGTGGCCGCGCGCCGAGGCCCACTTGGCGAGGTCGGTGTAGACGCCCTTGCGGTTGACGACCAGCGGCGCCAGCAGGCCGACGTGCTGGCCGCGGTGGTCGCGCAGCAGCTGCGCGGCGATGCTCTCGGTGCTCTGCGCGCGCACCGGCGCGCCGTCCTTGACGCAGTGCTGCAGCCCGAGCTTCACCCACAGCAGGCGCAGGAAGTGCCACAGCTCGGTGGTCGTCGCGACCGTGCTCTTGCGGCCGCCGCGCGACAGGCGCTGCTCGATGGCCACCGTCGGCGGGATGCCCCAGACGGCGTCGACCTCGGGACGGCCGGCCGGCTGCACGATGCTGCGCGCGTAGGCGTTCAGGCTCTCCAGGTAGCGCCGCTGGCCTTCGTTGAACAGGATGTCGAAGGCCAGCGTGCTCTTGCCCGAGCCGCTGACCCCGGTGACGACGTTGAACTTGCCGCGCGGGATCTGCACCGACAGGTTCTTGAGGTTGTGTTCCTTGGCGTTGACGATGCGGATCGTGTCGTCCTCGGCCTGGCGCTCGCGCCGGCGGGCGCGCACCAGCGTCTGCAGCGGCAGGCCGTCGGCGCCTTCGGCCGAGCGCTCGGCGGCGCGCGCCACGCCCAGGCCCAGCGCCGCCTCGTACTCGCGCAGCGCGACGCCGGTGTGCGAGGCCAGATGCGCCTTCAGGTCCTCGGGCGTGCCGGCGCAGACGAGTTCGCCGCCAGCCTCGCCGCCTTCGGGGCCGAGGTCGACGATCCAGTCGGCGGCGCGGATGACGTCGAGGTTGTGCTCGATGACCAGCAGCGAATGCCCCGCCTCCAGCAGCTTGCGCAAGGCGCGCATCAGCTTGGCGATGTCGTCGAAGTGCAGGCCGGTGGTCGGCTCGTCGAACAGGAACAGCGTGCCGCGCCGTGCCGCGGGCTGGCGCGGCCCGGCGGCGGCCTCTGCCAGGAAGCCGGCGAGCTTGAGCCGCTGCGCCTCGCCGCCCGACAGCGTCGGCACCGGCTGGCCCAGGCGCACGTAGTCCAGGCCGACGTCGACGATGGGCTGCAGGCGCTGCACGACCTCGCGGTCCTGCTGGAACCAGTGCGCGGCCTCGGCGACGGTGAGGTCCAGCACGTCGGCGATCGACAGCTGCATGGGCCCGCGCACCAGCTTCACGTCGAGGATCTCGGCGCGGTAGCGGCGGCCGTCGCAGTCGGGGCAGCGCAGGTAGACGTCGGACAGGAACTGCATCTCGACGTGCTCGAAGCCCGAGCCGCCGCAGGTCGGGCAGCGGCCGTCGCCGGCGTTGAAGCTGAAGGTGCCGGCGGTGTAGCCGCGCTCGCGCGCCAGCGGCGCGTCGGCGAACAGCTTGCGCAGCTCGTCGAAGGCGCCGACGTAGCTCGCCGGGTTGCTGCGTGCGGTCTTGCCGATCGGGCTCTGGTCGACGAAGACGGCGTCGGCCAGCCAGTCGGTGCCGAGCAGGCGATCGTGCGCGCCCGGGGTCTCGGTCGGCTTGCCGAAGTGGCGCGCCAGCGCCGGGTACAGCACGTCCTGGATCAGGGTGCTCTTGCCCGAGCCGCTGACGCCGGTGACGACGACCAGGCGCTGCAGCGGCAGCTCGACGCTGACGTTCTTCAGGTTGTGCTCGCGCGCGCCTTCCAGCAGCAGCCGCGGCGTCGAGGCCGCGACCGCGCGCCGGATGCCCATGCCGACCTGGCGCCGGCCGCCGAGGTAGGCGCCGGTCAGCGTGTCGGCCTCGCGCGCGGTGTCGGGCGTGCCGTCGAAGACGATGCGGCCGCCGCGTTCACCGGGGCCGGGGCCCATGTCGATCAGGCGGTCGGCGGCCAGCATCACCGCCGGGTCGTGCTCGACGACGACCAGCGTGTTGCCGGCGTCGCGCAGCCGGTGCATCGCGGTGACGATGCGCCCCATGTCGCGCGGGTGCAGGCCGATCGAGGGCTCGTCGAGCACGAACATCGTGTTGACCAGCGAGGTGCCGAGCGCGGTCGTCAGGTTGATGCGCTGGACCTCGCCGCCGGACAGCGTGCGGCTCTGGCGGTCCAGCGTCAGGTAGCCCAGGCCGACGTCGTTGAGGTACTTGAGCCGCGTGCGCACCTCGTCGAGCAGCAGCTTCAGCGCCTCGTCGAGCATCGTGCCGGGCAGCGTCAGGCCGTCGAAGAAACGCCGCAGGCGCTCGATCGACAGCTGCATCAGGTCGTGCAGGCCGAGACCGGGCAGCGCTTGGAGCTGCTCGCGCGTCCAGGCGACACCGACCGGCAGGTAGCGCTGCGACGGCGGCAGCACCGCGTCGGCGTCGGCCTTCGTGCCCAGGCGCCAGAGCAGCGGTTCGAGCTTGAGCCGCGCGCCGCCGCAGGCCGTGCAGGGCGTGTAGCTGCGGTACTTGGACAAGAGCACGCGGATGTGCATCTTGTAGGCCTTGCTCTCCAGGTAACCGAAGAAGCGGCGGATGCCGTACCACTGCTTGTTCCAGTTGCCGGTCCAGTTCGGCGAGCCTTCGATGACCCAGTCGCGCTGCGCCTTGGTCAGCTGGTTCCAGGCGGTGTCGCGCGGGATGCCGGCCTCGCCGGCGTACTTGATCAGGTCGTCCTGGCACTCGGCCCAGGCCGGCGTCTGCAGCGGCTTGATGGCGCCGTTGCGCAGCGTCTTGCGCTCGTCGGGGATGACGAGGCCGAAGTCGACGCCGATGACACGCCCGAAGCCGCGGCAGGTGTCGCAGGCGCCGTAGGCCGAGTTGAAGCTGAACATCGCCGGCTGCGGCTCGGCGTAGCGGATGTCGCTCTCGGGGCAGTGCAGCCCGGTGCTGTATTTCCAGGTCGTGCCGTCGTCGCCGACGTGCACCGTGAGCCGGCCGCCGCCGCGCTTGAGCGCGAGCTCGATCGCTTCCATCACGCGCGCGCGCTCGGCGCCCGCGAAGCGCAGGCGGTCGGCGACGACGTCGAGGATCTTGCGGCCCTCGACGACACGCTCGCTTTGCACGCGCGTGAAGCCGGCAGCCGACAGCCACTGCTCCTGCTGCTCGGGCGTGGTGTCCGCCGGCAGCTCGACCGGGAAGCTGAACACGAGCCGCGGGTCGCCGGCCGCGGCGGCGCGCGCGGCGAGGTCGTCGTGGATGGTCTCCGGCGTGTCGTGGCGCACCGGCAGCGCGGTCTGGCGGTCGAAGAGCTGGGCCGCGCGGGCGTACAGCAGCTTCAGGTGGTCGTTCAGCTCGGTCATCGTGCCGACCGTGCTGCGGCTGGTGCGCACCGGGTTGGTCTGGTCGATGGCGATCGCCGGCGGCACACCGTCGACCCGGTCGACCGCCGGGCGGTCCATGCGGTCCAGGAACTGGCGCGCGTAGGCGCTGAAGGTCTCGACGTAGCGCCGCTGGCCTTCGGCATACAGCGTGTCGAAGACCAGGCTGGACTTGCCCGAGCCGCTGGGGCCGGTCACCACCGTCAACTCGCCGGTGTGGATGTCCAGGTCGAGGTTCTTGAGGTTGTGCTGGCGGGCGCCGCGGATGCGGATGGAGCCGGACGACATCTTGGAGGGGCTCGGCGAATGGGCGAACCGGTCATTCTAGGAGCCGGCCGCGACGCCTGCCGGCGGTGGGGCAGGCGTCGCGAGTCCTCTCGCAGCGTGAACTCCTGGGCTGCCGCCGCCCCCCTAGAACGCAGGGTTCTGGCTATGCTCCCCGACTTCGCAGCCCCTGCCGCCCCGCCATGCGTGACCTCCGGCGTATCGCCGCCGTCTTCTGCCTCGGCGTCCTGACGAGCCTCGCCGCCACGGCCCAGATCGTGATCGGCCAGACCACCGGGCTCAGCGGCCCGGCCGCGGCGGGCGCGGGCGAAAACGTCGCCGGCGCCAAGCTCTGGTTCGACTACGTCAACGCCACCGGCGGCATCGGCGGCAAGCGCCTCGAACTGGTGACGCTGGACGACCGCTTCGAGCCGGCGCGCGCCGCCGAGAACGCGCTGCGGCTGATCATGGTGCGCCAGGTGACGGCGCTGTTCATGAGCCGCGGCACGCCGCACACCGAGGCCTTCCGCCACATGCTGGCGCAGTACCAGGTGCCGCTGGTCGCGCCGGCGACCGGCGCGATGGTGCTGCATAAGCCGGTCGACCCCTGGGTCTTCAACCTGCGTGCGCCCTACCAGCGCGAAGCCGAGAAGCTGGTGCGCCACCTGGTGACGATCGGCATGTCGCGCATCGGCGTCGTGCACGTCGACGACGCCTTCGGCAGCGACGCGATGGCCGGCGCGATGCGCGGCTTCGAACACGCCAAGCTGAAGCCGGTCTTCGTCGAGGCCTACCCGCGCGCCAAGCCGGCGTTCGGCGCCGCGGTGCAGAAGGCCAAGGCCGAGGACGCGCAGGCCGTCGTGATCATCGGCTCGGCCGACGCGGTGGCCGACGCCGCGCACGCGCTGCGCGCCGCCGGCTCGCGCGCCCAGATCGGCACGCTGTCGAACAACGCCTCGGCCGGATTCATCAAGGAGATGGGCGAGGCCGCCGCGGGCACGATCGTCATGCAGACCTTCCCCAGCGAGCGGGCGCTGTCCACGCCGCTGGTGCGCGAAGCCAGCGAGCTCGCACGCGCCGCCGGCATCGCCGAGCTGACGCCGGCGATGATCGAAGGCTTCGCCGGCGCCAAGGTGCTGGTCGAAGGCCTGCGCCGCGCCGGCGCCAACCCGACGCGCCAGTCGCTGCGCCAGGCGCTCGAAGGCCTGCAGCGTGTCGACCTCGGCGGGCTGGAGATCGGCTACGGCCCGAACGACCACTCGGGGCTGGACTACACCGAGCTGTCGATCATCAGCGACGGGCGTTTCCGCCGCTGAGCGG is a window encoding:
- a CDS encoding protein-methionine-sulfoxide reductase heme-binding subunit MsrQ; translation: MASVNKLLATPAAKPIVFVLALLPAAWLVWGAVANTLGANPAEALIRATGDWTLRFLCLTLAVTPLRQMTGWHALARLRRMLGLFTFFYGVVHFLCFAWLDMGFDVDAIVHDIAKRPFILVGTAALLTMLPLAATSFNAAIKALGARRWQALHRAVYATAGLALLHFFWMRSGKHDYAEVAVYAAILGVLLGWRLWRRLRPAPRPALP
- the uvrA gene encoding excinuclease ABC subunit UvrA; its protein translation is MSSGSIRIRGARQHNLKNLDLDIHTGELTVVTGPSGSGKSSLVFDTLYAEGQRRYVETFSAYARQFLDRMDRPAVDRVDGVPPAIAIDQTNPVRTSRSTVGTMTELNDHLKLLYARAAQLFDRQTALPVRHDTPETIHDDLAARAAAAGDPRLVFSFPVELPADTTPEQQEQWLSAAGFTRVQSERVVEGRKILDVVADRLRFAGAERARVMEAIELALKRGGGRLTVHVGDDGTTWKYSTGLHCPESDIRYAEPQPAMFSFNSAYGACDTCRGFGRVIGVDFGLVIPDERKTLRNGAIKPLQTPAWAECQDDLIKYAGEAGIPRDTAWNQLTKAQRDWVIEGSPNWTGNWNKQWYGIRRFFGYLESKAYKMHIRVLLSKYRSYTPCTACGGARLKLEPLLWRLGTKADADAVLPPSQRYLPVGVAWTREQLQALPGLGLHDLMQLSIERLRRFFDGLTLPGTMLDEALKLLLDEVRTRLKYLNDVGLGYLTLDRQSRTLSGGEVQRINLTTALGTSLVNTMFVLDEPSIGLHPRDMGRIVTAMHRLRDAGNTLVVVEHDPAVMLAADRLIDMGPGPGERGGRIVFDGTPDTAREADTLTGAYLGGRRQVGMGIRRAVAASTPRLLLEGAREHNLKNVSVELPLQRLVVVTGVSGSGKSTLIQDVLYPALARHFGKPTETPGAHDRLLGTDWLADAVFVDQSPIGKTARSNPASYVGAFDELRKLFADAPLARERGYTAGTFSFNAGDGRCPTCGGSGFEHVEMQFLSDVYLRCPDCDGRRYRAEILDVKLVRGPMQLSIADVLDLTVAEAAHWFQQDREVVQRLQPIVDVGLDYVRLGQPVPTLSGGEAQRLKLAGFLAEAAAGPRQPAARRGTLFLFDEPTTGLHFDDIAKLMRALRKLLEAGHSLLVIEHNLDVIRAADWIVDLGPEGGEAGGELVCAGTPEDLKAHLASHTGVALREYEAALGLGVARAAERSAEGADGLPLQTLVRARRRERQAEDDTIRIVNAKEHNLKNLSVQIPRGKFNVVTGVSGSGKSTLAFDILFNEGQRRYLESLNAYARSIVQPAGRPEVDAVWGIPPTVAIEQRLSRGGRKSTVATTTELWHFLRLLWVKLGLQHCVKDGAPVRAQSTESIAAQLLRDHRGQHVGLLAPLVVNRKGVYTDLAKWASARGHTHLRVDGEFVPVSPFPRLDRFKEHTIELPVGSLVVDPAGEAELRSLLSKALELGKGVLHLLHPLDGLAEAMDGGGNGRGLGELKVFSTKRACPVCGTSYPELDPRMFSYNSKHGWCTHCVGTGLALTREQRKAFDDSVRDEDNKGREQSFPSEEPELEGLADQPCPECHGARLNPAALAVTFDDESIGAIARLSVRETRAWVEQLELTGRDAEIARDIVAEIRSRLQFLEDVGLGYLTLDRAAPTLSGGEAQRIRLAAQLGSNLQGVCYVLDEPTIGLHPRDNRILLDALHKLGDQGNTLVVVEHDEDTIRRAEHIIDIGPSAGVRGGRLVAQGSVADLSAAPESLTGRFLAAPPKHPLQARRPVEADAPALRLTGASLHNLKSVDVTVPLKRLVAVTGVSGSGKSTLARDVLLASVQAAVTQKSTRAGRDAIVANGFHGLVGCSGLTGFEPIDRVLEVDQTPIGKTPRSCPATYIGFWDAIRKLFAETLEAKARGYAANRFSFNTGDGRCPACEGQGMRTIEMSFLPDVKVPCDTCHGARFNPETLAVTWRGKSIGDVLRMEVDEAVGFFASMPAIAHPLQLLKDVGLGYLTLGQPSPTLSGGEAQRIKLVTELSKVRDDVTRRGNRLPHTLYVLDEPTVGLHMADVERLARVLHRLVDAGHSVVVIEHDLDVIAEADWILDLGPEGGGEGGRVVAAGTPEQVVAAGTHTGRALAPVLAR
- a CDS encoding ABC transporter substrate-binding protein, with protein sequence MRDLRRIAAVFCLGVLTSLAATAQIVIGQTTGLSGPAAAGAGENVAGAKLWFDYVNATGGIGGKRLELVTLDDRFEPARAAENALRLIMVRQVTALFMSRGTPHTEAFRHMLAQYQVPLVAPATGAMVLHKPVDPWVFNLRAPYQREAEKLVRHLVTIGMSRIGVVHVDDAFGSDAMAGAMRGFEHAKLKPVFVEAYPRAKPAFGAAVQKAKAEDAQAVVIIGSADAVADAAHALRAAGSRAQIGTLSNNASAGFIKEMGEAAAGTIVMQTFPSERALSTPLVREASELARAAGIAELTPAMIEGFAGAKVLVEGLRRAGANPTRQSLRQALEGLQRVDLGGLEIGYGPNDHSGLDYTELSIISDGRFRR